From Carya illinoinensis cultivar Pawnee chromosome 5, C.illinoinensisPawnee_v1, whole genome shotgun sequence, one genomic window encodes:
- the LOC122308921 gene encoding probable sulfate transporter 3.3: MEPNIDAGSMHSHCLEITMELHKVVPPPPRSTLQKLKTRLKETFFPDDPLRQFKGQSLKTKFILGAQYIFPILNWSPNYSLKLFKSDIVAGLTIASLAIPQGISYANLANLPPIVGLYSSFVPPLVYAVLGSSRDLAVGPVSIASLVLGSMLMQEVSPNKDPLLFLELAFTSTFFAGLFQASLGFLRLGFIIDFLSKATLIGFMAGAAIIVSLQQLKGLLGITHFTKQMGLVPVLSSVFHNIKEWSWQTIVMGFCFLVLLLAARHVSMRKPKLFWVSAGAPLVSVILSTLLVFAFKANHHGISVIGKLQEGLNPPSWHMLHFHGSHLGLVMKTGLVTGILSLTEGIAVGRTFAALKDYRVDGNKEMIAIGLMNMVGSSTSCYVTTGAFSRSAVNHNAGAKTAASNIVMSVTVMVTLLFLMPLFQYTPNVVLGAIIVSAVVGLIDIQSAYHIWKIDKFDFLVTLCAFLGVIFISVQQGLAIAVGISVFKILLQITRPKTLLLGKIPGTDIYRNLHHYKEATTVPGFLILSVESPINFANITYLNERILRWIEEHETEEDIKKQSSLQYVILDLSAVSSIDTSGIVLFKDLRKAMEKKGVELILVNPLGEVMEKLQKADEARDLMRPDNLYLTIGEAVSSLSLTMKGQPSTMYGTEGT, encoded by the exons atggaGCCCAATATTGACGCCGGTAGCATGCACTCCCACTGCTTGGAAATAACGATGGAACTACACAAAGTTGTCCCCCCGCCCCCTAGGAGCACCTTACAAAAGCTCAAGACCAGGCTCAAGGAAACCTTCTTCCCCGATGACCCTTTACGCCAATTCAAAGGACAATCATTGAAGACCAAATTCATTCTTGGAGCTCAGTATATCTTTCCTATCCTTAACTGGAGTCCTAATTACAGCCTCAAACTCTTCAAGTCCGACATTGTTGCTGGTCTCACTATTGCTAGCTTAGCCATTCCTCAG GGTATCAGTTATGCTAACCTTGCCAATCTACCTCCTATTGTGGGTCTTT ATTCCAGCTTTGTTCCTCCACTTGTGTACGCTGTTCTTGGAAGTTCTAGGGACCTGGCTGTAGGACCTGTTTCTATTGCTTCTCTTGTACTGGGATCCATGCTTATGCAAGAAGTGTCTCCCAACAAAGATCCCCTCTTGTTTCTTGAGCTGGCTTTTACTTCAACCTTCTTTGCCGGTCTCTTCCAAGCTTCTTTAGGATTCTTAAG GCTTGGATTTATTATTGACTTTCTCTCGAAAGCTACTCTGATTGGGTTCATGGCTGGAGCTGCTATTATAGTCTCTCTGCAACAGCTTAAAGGCCTACTCGGAATCACCCATTTTACCAAACAAATGGGTTTGGTTCCTGTTTTAAGCTCTGTTTTCCACAACATAAAAGAG TGGTCATGGCAAACCATAGTGATGGGATTTTGCTTCCTCGTCTTACTCTTGGCTGCAAGACACGTT aGCATGAGAAAACCAAAGCTGTTCTGGGTTTCAGCTGGAGCCCCTCTTGTGTCTGTCATCCTCTCAACCCTTCTGGTTTTTGCTTTCAAGGCTAATCATCACGGCATTAGCGTG ATTGGAAAACTACAAGAAGGATTGAACCCACCTTCATGGCACATGTTGCATTTTCATGGGAGCCACCTTGGACTGGTAATGAAGACAGGGCTGGTCACTGGCATCCTATCCCTCACA GAAGGCATTGCTGTGGGAAGGACTTTTGCTGCTCTAAAGGACTACCGAGTAGATGGAAACAAGGAAATGATAGCTATTGGGTTAATGAATATGGTTGGCTCCTCCACTTCTTGCTACGTTACTACAG GTGCTTTCTCGAGGTCAGCTGTCAATCACAATGCAGGAGCAAAAACAGCAGCGTCTAACATAGTAATGTCTGTGACAGTCATGGTGACACTCCTCTTCCTCATGCCTCTCTTCCAATACACACCTAATGTTGTATTGGGTGCAATCATAGTCTCGGCAGTGGTTGGCCTCATCGATATCCAGTCTGCATATCACATTTGGAAGATCGATAAGTTCGATTTTCTCGTCACTTTATGTGCATTCTTGGGTGTTATTTTCATCTCAGTCCAACAAGGCCTCGCCATTGCG GTTGGAATATCTGTTTTCAAGATCCTCCTGCAAATTACGAGGCCAAAAACATTATTGTTGGGGAAAATACCTGGGACAGATATATACCGAAATCTTCATCATTACAAGGAAGCTACGACAGTCCCTGGTTTCCTCATTCTAAGTGTCGAATCTCCCATCAATTTTGCTAACATCACGTACCTTAATGAGAG GATTTTGAGATGGATAGAAGAACATGAAACGgaagaagatattaaaaaacaatCAAGCCTCCAATATGTGATTTTGGACTTGTCAG CTGTGAGTTCCATAGACACAAGTGGAATCGTTCTATTCAAGGATTTGAGGAAAGCAATGGAAAAGAAAGGTGTTGAG CTTATCTTGGTGAATCCTCTGGGGGAGGTTATGGAAAAACTGCAGAAGGCAGACGAAGCTCGGGATCTCATGAGACCGGATAATCTTTACTTGACAATTGGAGAAGCTGTATCTTCACTTTCATTAACAATGAAGGGTCAGCCTTCAACCATGTATGGTACTGAAGGGACATAA